In Quercus robur chromosome 10, dhQueRobu3.1, whole genome shotgun sequence, a genomic segment contains:
- the LOC126701631 gene encoding aminoaldehyde dehydrogenase 2, peroxisomal, whose protein sequence is MAIPIPTRQLFIDGEWREPVLKKRIPIINPTTEQIIGDIPAATAEDVELAVDAARKALARNKGRDWANASGAVRAKYLRAIAAKITEKKSEIAKFEALDCGKPLDEAAWDIDDVAGCFEYYADLAEGLDAKQKAPVSLPMETFKSHVLKEPIGVVGLITPWNYPMLMATWKVAPALAAGCAAILKPSELASVTCLELAQVCREVGLPPGVLNILTGLGHEAGAPLASHPHVDKIAFTGSTITGSKIMATAAQVVKPVTLELGGKSPIVIFEDVDLDKAAEWTAFGCFWTNGQICSATSRLIVHESIAAEFLDRLVKWTKNIKISDPLEEGCRLGPVVSGGQYEKVLKFIDTAKSEGASILCGGARPEHLKKGFFIQPTIISDVTTSMQIWREEVFGPVLCAKTFSTEDEAIELANDTRYGLGAAVISNDLERCDRVSKALQAGIVWINCSQPCFTQAPWGGNKRSGFGRELGEWGIENYLNVKQVTQYISDEPWGWYQSPSKL, encoded by the exons aTGGCGATCCCAATACCAACTCGGCAGCTATTCATAGACGGTGAATGGAGAGAACCAGTCCTGAAAAAACGCATCCCCATTATCAACCCCACCACCGAGCAAATCATCG GGGATATACCAGCTGCTACTGCAGAGGATGTGGAGCTTGCAGTGGATGCTGCAAGGAAAGCCCTTGCAAGGAACAAAGGCAGAGATTGGGCCAATGCTTCTGGGGCAGTTCGTGCTAAGTACTTGCGTGCTATTGCAGCTAAG ATAACAGAGAAAAAATCTGAAATAGCAAAATTTGAAGCACTTGATTGTGGAAAACCATTGGATGAAGCAGCATGGGACATT GATGATGTTGCTGGGTGCTTTGAGTACTATGCAGACCTTGCTGAAGGTCTGGATGCAAAGCAAAAGGCTCCTGTTTCTCTTCCTATGGAGACTTTTAAGAGTCATGTTCTTAAGGAGCCAATTGGGGTTGTTGGGTTGATTACTCCATG GAACTACCCTATGTTGATGGCTACATGGAAAGTGGCTCCTGCATTGGCTGCGGGGTGTGCTGCAATACTGAAGCCGTCTGAATTGGCGTCTGT GACTTGTTTGGAGCTGGCTCAAGTTTGCAGAGAGGTCGGTCTACCTCCTGGTGTCCTTAACATTCTGACTGGACTAGGCCATGAGGCTGGTGCTCCTCTGGCATCTCATCCCCATGTTGACAAG ATTGCATTTACTGGAAGTACCATTACTGGGAGTAAGATTATGGCAACTGCAGCTCAAGTGGTCAAg CCTGTTACGCTGGAGCTTGGTGGGAAAAGTCCAATTGTAATTTTTGAGGATGTTGACCTTGATAAGG CTGCTGAATGGACTGCCTTTGGTTGCTTTTGGACAAATGGTCAGATTTGCAGTGCAACATCCCGCCTCATTGTGCAT GAAAGCATTGCTGCAGAATTTTTGGATAGGCTTGTAAAATGGACCAAAAACATCAAGATTTCAGATCCCCTGGAAGAGGGTTGCAGGCTTGGTCCTGTTGTTAGTGGTGGCCAG TATGAGAAGGTACTGAAGTTCATTGATACAGCCAAGAGTGAAGGTGCAAGCATTTTATGTGGTGGGGCTCGTCCTGAG CATCTAAAGAAAGGGTTCTTCATCCAACCAACAATCATATCTGATGTAACTACCTCTATGCAAATATGGAGAGAAGAAGTTTTTGGACCTGTTCTGTGTGCTAAAACATTTAGTACCGAAGATGAAGCCATTGAATTAGCAAATGACACCCG ATATGGCTTAGGTGCTGCTGTAATATCAAATGATCTAGAAAGATGTGATCGCGTAAGCAAG GCTCTTCAGGCAGGAATAGTTTGGATCAACTGCTCACAGCCTTGCTTTACTCAAGCTCCGTGGGGAGGCAACAAACGTAGTGGTTTTGGACGTGAATTAGGGGAATG GGGAATTGAAAACTACCTGAACGTGAAGCAGGTTACTCAGTACATTTCTGATGAGCCTTGGGGGTGGTACCAGTCTCCTTCAAAGCTGTGA